A stretch of DNA from Fusobacterium sp.:
TTTTTTCTGATAAGTTCTACTCCAGCTATCATATTAGACCATTGGTCATCTCCTCCCAGCTGCATAGTACATCCATGTTTTTGATTCAACACAAGAAAATCGTATCCTTGCATAAGCATATAGTTAAATTCAAGAAAAGAAAGTCCAACTTCCATTCTAGATTTAAAACATTCAGCTGCAAGCATCCTATTTACAGAAAAGTGTGCTCCTATATCTCTTATAAAATCCACATAATTAAGTTTTAGTAACCAGTCTGCATTATTTTCGAGTATAGCTTTTCCATCTGAAAAATCTATAAATTTCTCCATTTGTTTTTTTATAGATGCTGCATTATGAGCAATAATTTCCTTTGTCATCATAGTTCTCATATCAGTTCTTCCGCTTGGATCACCTATCATAGCTGTCCCTGCACCTAAAAGAGCTATTGGTCTATGACCATGTTTCTGCATATGAGCCATAAACATCATGGCAATAAAATGCCCTACATGAAGACTGTCTGCTGTTGGGTCAAACCCTATATAAAAAGTAACTTTCTCTTTTCCCAGTATTTCTCTTATTTCTTCTTCATGAGTAAATTGTTTTAAATATCCACGTCCTACCAGCACATCAAATACGTTTTCCATCTCGTCCTCCCTTATTTTTCTATACTATTTTAGCACAAAGCTCTTTATTTTTAAAGAAAAATAAAAGCCTATTGATTGTATCAATAGGCTTTTCTATCTATTAATACATCCCCTTTACTATATAACTGCATGACAAAAGGGATTTAGTTTCCTAAATCCTAATAGCAGTAATAGTATGAAGATGTTATAAATACATTGCTTTTACTAAACATTTTAGACCTCTTTATATTTTCATTTCTTTAAATTTTATCATGTTTTTATTATTTTTTCAAACTTTTATTACCTTGAATTATTTTCTTAAATATAAAAAAGAACAGAGATTTCTCTCTGCTCCATTTTTTATGATTCTCTTTTCATGACTTTATTTTTTATTCCTCCAGCTATATTTTTTACTTTATACCCATTCTGAAGTAAAAATCTTGAAGCTAGATATCCTCTCAATCCCACTGCACAATATGTCCATATTTCTTTATCTTTAGGAAGTTTTTTCACTTCTTTCCTCAACTCTGAAAGTGATATATTTATACTATTATCAAATATCCCGCTTGGAAGCTCCATTTCATCTCTTACATCTAAAATAATATGCTTATCTTCTTCATAATTCTCCAAATCCTCAAAAAATATTTGTTCAAACAAACCATCTTCAATATTTTCTCCTATAAATCCTGCCATATTAGCTGGAGATTTAGCTGATAAAAACGGTGGAGCATATGCTAATTCCAATTCTGTTAAATCATATATTGTTCCCTTAAATTTTATCACTGTAGCTATGACATCTATAAACTTATCTGTTCCTTTTATTCCAACTGCCTGTGCACCTAATATCTCTTTATTTTCTTTATTATAAATTACTTTTATTGACATAGGTGTAGCATTTGGATAATAATTAGCATGATCATTTGGATGTAAATATATTTTTTCATATTTCATCTTTAAATTTTTTATAGTTCTTTCATTTAGTCCTGTTGAAGCTCCTGTTAATTCAAAAACCTTTATTATTGCTGTTCCTAAACTTCCTTTATATGTCTCATTTCTTCCAGCAATATTTCCTGCTGCTATTCTTCCTTGTCTATTGGCTGGCCCAGCTAATGGAATTGCACTTTTTTCTCCAGTTATATAATTTTTTACTAATATACTATCTCCAGCTGCATATATTCCTTTTATATTAGTTTCCAAATTATCATTTACCAGTATATGCCCTTTTGTTCCCAACTGTATTCCAGAATCTTTTAGAAAAGCTGTATCTGGAACCACTCCTATTGAAAAAATCACTATGTCGCTTTCCACTTTTTCTCCATCTTCAAGATGTATAAATATTTTTTCATTTTTTTCTTCAAACTCAACAACTTTTTTGTTTGTCATTAAATTTATTTTATTTAAAACAAGTTCAATTTCTAAAAAATTTGCCATTTCACTATCAAATGGTGTTAATATATTGGGAGCTGCTTCTATAAGTGTAGTATTTATTCCTATATGCTGAAGATTTTCAGCAGTTTCAACTCCCACATATCCTCCTCCTACAACTACTGCATTTTTTATTCCTTGAACTGTTACTTCCCTTTTTATTTTGTCCATATCATTTATATTTCTTAAAGTATATATTTTTTTATTATTAATTCCTTTTATTGGTGGAAGCATTGGTTTTGCTCCAGGAGCTAAAACCATATAATCAAAATTTTCCTCATATTCCTCTCCTGTATTTTTTCTGATTTTAGCTATTTTATTGTTGCTGTCTATAGATATAACTTCACTATTTATTCTTACATCTAAATTGAATCTATTTTTTAATTTTTCTGGTGTCTGAACCAGTAGACTGTCTCTATTCTCAATAATATTTCCTATGTGATATGGAAGCCCACAGTTAGCAAAAGAAACATATTCTCCTTTTTCAAAAATTATTA
This window harbors:
- the tyrS gene encoding tyrosine--tRNA ligase; translated protein: MENVFDVLVGRGYLKQFTHEEEIREILGKEKVTFYIGFDPTADSLHVGHFIAMMFMAHMQKHGHRPIALLGAGTAMIGDPSGRTDMRTMMTKEIIAHNAASIKKQMEKFIDFSDGKAILENNADWLLKLNYVDFIRDIGAHFSVNRMLAAECFKSRMEVGLSFLEFNYMLMQGYDFLVLNQKHGCTMQLGGDDQWSNMIAGVELIRKKEQKQAFAMTCTLLTNSEGKKMGKTAKGALWLDSEKTSPYEFYQYWRNVDDVDVEKCLSLLTFIPMDEVKKLSALEGAEINEAKKVLAFEITKMIHGEEEALKAKTAAEALFGGGQDMSSVPSVEIEENTLGTGLVDFLVEKGILKTKSEGRRLVQQNGLNIGENKVTDFAMPITKDLFVDGEFLVKIGKKKYHKVVLK
- a CDS encoding FAD-dependent oxidoreductase — encoded protein: MKKVLIVGGVAGGASAATRLRRLDENLEIIIFEKGEYVSFANCGLPYHIGNIIENRDSLLVQTPEKLKNRFNLDVRINSEVISIDSNNKIAKIRKNTGEEYEENFDYMVLAPGAKPMLPPIKGINNKKIYTLRNINDMDKIKREVTVQGIKNAVVVGGGYVGVETAENLQHIGINTTLIEAAPNILTPFDSEMANFLEIELVLNKINLMTNKKVVEFEEKNEKIFIHLEDGEKVESDIVIFSIGVVPDTAFLKDSGIQLGTKGHILVNDNLETNIKGIYAAGDSILVKNYITGEKSAIPLAGPANRQGRIAAGNIAGRNETYKGSLGTAIIKVFELTGASTGLNERTIKNLKMKYEKIYLHPNDHANYYPNATPMSIKVIYNKENKEILGAQAVGIKGTDKFIDVIATVIKFKGTIYDLTELELAYAPPFLSAKSPANMAGFIGENIEDGLFEQIFFEDLENYEEDKHIILDVRDEMELPSGIFDNSINISLSELRKEVKKLPKDKEIWTYCAVGLRGYLASRFLLQNGYKVKNIAGGIKNKVMKRES